Sequence from the Gadus chalcogrammus isolate NIFS_2021 chromosome 21, NIFS_Gcha_1.0, whole genome shotgun sequence genome:
tggctctccccctccagacagagagaggaggggggcacTGTGACAGGAGAGACCAGTTGAGAGACAAGTGGGAACAAgataaggaaggaaggaaggagggaaggggggaaggaCGGAAGGAGGcatggagggaaggaaggaaagaaagagggaaggatggaaggagtgagggaaggagggaaggaaggaaggagtgagggaaggagggaaggaaggagggaaggagggaaggagggaaggagggaaggagggaaggagggaaggaaggagagaaggggggaaggAGTGAAGGGGAAAGGAGGAAAGTACCCCAGCTAGTATCCGCCTGCTCAGCACAGAGCAGAAGGGATGGACCGTCAGAGCCTGACCTGAGCCGAGGGGTTGGGAGTGGGGTCTGGGGTTGGGTGTGTTATGTGTGCGGTcgggtgtgtgtatctgctgTGTGTCATATCATGGCTCgttgattttgctttgtgttttgTATGTACACTTAATGTGTTCGACTGTACTAACTGACcctgtgcatgtgcacaacATATCCCCCCCCTTGGGTGAGAAACAATTCTatcctattctattctattctattctattctattctattctattctattctattgtgttctattctattcacacatggaataaaagTGGAGTGCGAAGTACTAGAAAAAAGCCTAAAAGGAGGGTAGGCAGAGGCAGTGTGCTGCATTAGGGCCCTTCCCTGGAGTTAGGGGCTAATTGATTGGCTGCTGGGGCCGCGGTGGGTCCTCTCTCTGGCCACCTCTTATTTCCTGCTAGGAGGTACGACCATATTAGATTCCACTGTAGCAGCCACGCacctgagctgtgtgtgtgtgtgtgtgtgtgtgtgtgtgtgtgtgtgtgtgtgtgtgtgtgtgtgtgtgtgtgtgtgtgtgtgtgtgtgtgtgtgtgtgtgtgtgtgtgtgtgtgtgtgtgtgtgtgcgtgtgtgtgtgtgaccaaacAGCATTACAACAGGGCTGCGATATTAAACCCCCGGTCAACAGCACCTTATTGTAGCAGCAACACAGATTTGTCATTGTATCTCATTATCCAATTAACACCTTGTGGGTCCTGgagccaatcacacacacacacacacacacacacacacacacacacacacacacacacacacacacacacacacacacacacacactcacacacacacacacacacacacacacacacacacacacacacacacacacacacacacacacacacacacacacacacacacacacacacacatacacacacacacacaaccgcaaacacgtacacacacacacacacacacacacaaacacacaaacacgcacacacaaacacacacacagtcatttgCTGTGTTGGTCTTGCTAAAAAAGGCAAGCAATTTCCCGACGTTCCATTGTGTTTCCATCCGTGGAtgaattataaaaatgtaatggGTGGTgcaatatatatctatatatagatatataataataatataatagatatatatatctatttttctgctgtGTCACACATGCCATGTTGCTCAGGGATGGCGGTGTAGTCATGATAGAGATCCTCTCAGTGAATGGATGGTGTCTGTTTCCTGTCaaataaagtgcaaatctgctggtgtatgtggtggtggtggtggcggtggaggaggtggtgttggtggaggaggtggtgttggtggaggtggtggaggcggaggtggtggtggtggtggtggtggtgttggtggtggtggtgttggtggaggtggttgtggtggtggtgttggtggaggtggttgtggtggaggtggttgtggtgctggtggtggaggtggttgtggtggaggtggttgtggtggtggtggtggaggtggtggtggtggaggtggtggtgttggtggcggtggtggtgttggtggaggtggtggtgttggtggtggtggtggtggtggtgttggtggaggtgggggtggaggaaagGACCAAATGGTTAGCGTGCACCAGTGAGAGAGCCGCTGCAGGAGGATCTCGCTCTAAAGTCGTTCTCTGGCCACGCCGCTGCCTGCGGTCGTCTTGGCGATGACATTCATAAAGCGGTGTGTAAAATTGCGGGTAACATTTAAAAGGCTGGCGATGAGTCCGGCACATAATGTTGTGAATGGGAGCGCACATTAGCGGAGGCTTTAGAACGACCCTCACACCTGGGGGGAGCCGGTAGACACGTGTACCGCTCATTACCTCGTCCTCCCCTTTATCGCACGGTCAGAGTCAGGGACTTCACAGAGCGGTCAGTATAGTCCTTATGACTTCTGGGGGAtttgtgtcttgtgttttaATGAAGCATGGAGGGGGACTGTTCTGTCCATGTGCTTCCCTCGATATCAGGGAATGTCTCACATATTGATCCATGTTGACCAATTATTCATATCTGCTTCTATAAGCTGCTGGCTGAACGTGACACTACAGGATAGTAGCTTCACCCAGGCAGACTACACGGTGTGTCTCTAAGAGAGGAGGCTGTGGGATACATCCCAGATGTCCATGGCTGTTAATTGTAGACAACCTAAGAAGCGATATCAATGTATGTGCTTCTGTATTCACTATTACTTTGAATACAAAGCTCTTAAAATGACCTGCAAAGGTACATAAAGGGGATCTTTGAGGCAGCTGCAATAAGCAGGGTGGACATTGGGTAATAACAACTGGAATTGTATTGCTAACACGAGAtgggttttgtttttaatggGACTGGTTGGTGGCTATTGCTGTTTCTCTGCCTTAGAATGTGCTTATGACtgtcggtgtgtgcatgtctgaactttgtgtgtgtgtgtgtgtgtgtgtgtgtgtgtgtgtgtgtgtgtgtgtgtgactgtcggtgtgtgcatgtctgaactttgtgtgtgtgtgtgtgtgtgtgtgtgtgtgtgtgtgtgtgtgtgtgtgtgtgtgtgtgtgtgtgtatttgtgtgtgtgtgtgtgtgtgtgtgtgtgtgtgtgtgtgtatttgtgtgtgtgtgtgtgtgtgtgtgtgtgtgtgtgtgtgtgtgtgtgtgtgtgtgtgtgtgtgtgtgtgtgtgtgtgtgtgtgtgtgtgtgtgtgtgtgtgtgtgtgaatctgtgtgtgtgaatctgtgtgtgtgtgtgtgtgtgtgtgtgtgtgtgtgtgtgtgtgtgtgtgtgtgtgtgtgtgtgtgtgtgtgtgtgtgtgtgtgagtgtctggatgtgtgtgtctgtgccggactgaatgtctgtgtgtgtctgtgtgtgtgtcttgtcagCATGCGTCTGCACCCAGCGCACTGTGTCTAAGTAGTGTTTTTAGTGGGCCCTAATCTTCCCTGACATCCCACAGTTAGAGTATCATAGAGGCAGCGTGATCGCCTCTGGCTACCAGGAACCACTCTGCCTGGGGCCTTTCGCTCTGGgcaagcatatgtgtgtgcgtgcgtgtgtgtgtgtgtaaagtgtggtgtgtgggtgtgtgtttgggtgtgtgtgtgtgcgtgggggggatAGGGGGGTGGTGCTTGTAAGAGCTTGTCCGCTGGTGCGGTGTGACTGCCTTTAAACATGCAATATATTCCCTGTGTCATCAGCTTATAGAGCTAAGCAGACTGTTAtgccaggggagaggggagaaggccAGGGGAGaccggaggagagggggagaggaggagaggggagaggaggaggagaggagaggagagagggggagaggaggagaggggagaggaggagaggggagaggaggagagggggaggaggaggagaggggagaggaggagaggggagaagagaggagagagggggagaggaggagaggggagaggaggagagggggagaggaggagaaggggagaggagaggaacgagggggagaggaggagagggggagaggaggagaaggggagaagagaggagagagggggagaggaggagaggggagaggaggagaggagaggggagaggaggagaggggagaggagaggagagagggggagaggaggagaggggaggcgagggaaggagaccaggggagaccgggggagagaggagaggggagactggaggggagaggaggagaggagaggagtggagtagAAGAAAGCGAGGAGAGGataggaaaggagaggagaggaggggagaggagacaagagaaaaggagagggaaggagaggagagcaaggAAGGAGAAGATTGGTtactagaggagaggagaggagaggagaggagaggagaggagaggagaggagaggagaggagaggagaggagaggagaggagaggagaggagaggagagaataggaaaggggagaggaggagaggagaggagagaggagaagaggagagtggaagagaagaggagaggagagttgattagaagaagaggggagaggagaggaaagggcagaggaggagagaggggagaggaggaacgcGGAATAGGGATCTGTCAGGAagccagagagaaggagacagagagaggccggGTGAGACCAGAGGAAGAGGGGTAAGGCTTCGGCCAGACCAACAAAGCCGAGAGAGGAAAAGAAGGCAGGCTGAGAAGGAGAAGCAAaccaagaggaggagatgagggggaaGTCCTTATCTCACTCTCCTCAACCTCTCATCTTTTCCCTTCATCTTGTCCCTCCTTATTCTCTTTGCCTCCTTTGTCTCTTTTGCTTTGGCCAGATAGTCTACTTCCTATCTTTTcatgtgttttctttgtttatctCCTTCCAGATTGATGTGAACCAGCTCAGCTCTAGCTCTACTCTCTCAGGGAGAGGCTTGGGTGTTGAAATGACGTGTTCCCCTCATTAGTGTTCACTTTCACCGCAACAAGCTGAGGACCTCCGCTTTGCAACGTAGACGATACACCAGACTAGTCCAAACTAGGCTAAGGAAGGCAAAAATCCTTCTCTGAAATAAGTTGGATTGAAATCTTTTTTATTAAAGGAGAAATTGCATTATCAAAGTAcgccaaacaacaacaaaatcatGGAATGAttcataaaacaacatgcataaaaacatttgcCCGTTCCATGTCTGACGCAGTGCAGCTGTGGTATGATGCAAAATCGGTCTATGAATGTGTATCGGACAGCGGGGTCTTACAGTAGACCCCCCCACTGGTGTCCACGCAGATGATGAAGTCAGCACAGCCTCGCATGTCAAGGAATTGAGAGAGCAAACATGATCGCGCCTCCCCCAACCCCACACAGTGTTCCGCAGCACTTTGTTTCTGAAGGCCTAAAGACGGTTCTGAGCAGCATCCACGATGAGCAGACCTCTGCAGAAAGGACACCAGAAAGGGCGCTGCATACATCTGGCCAAGTTGAAGCCTGAACACAGAGGGTCTCTGGAGAGTGGGTCTCCTTCAATCATGTGTCCAAAgagcattttttgtttttttatccaaCGATAACTCATTTGTAGTTTGACCACAAATGTTAAAAGTCTCAGATGGGGGTGTGTGCCCTTTCGAATTATCATAATATATGCTATTGTTATGTATTTATTCTGTATTTAATTGAATCACATTTGAACATATATCATTTTAAGAGCAGTAAATTGCATCTGAATGAAGAAATTCGATTTTGAATATAATCCAGATTCTGATTGAGACCCCCTCCCATCTTTATTTCAGGTGAGCTAAGGAGGTctgtccccccctgtcccccccccccctggctcccCCATGATTCAAAAACTATTTTTCCCTGGAAAATAAACCGTTTACCACCGTACATCTACTTACATGAAGGCTGATTGAGAAGTCACTTGCTTAGCGTCGGCTAATTGTTCGAATCTGCACGTTACCACCAGCGGAAGGGGATCATCAGTTTGTCAACTTGTACAAAGTTTACCAAACATGAAAACAATACAAATTATATCAAATGAATAACCGCATTGTGAGATGGTATTTTACGAGCTGAAGATCtatgacattcacacacacacacacacacacacacacacacacacacacacacacacacacacacacacacacacacacacacacacacacacacacacacacacacacacacacacacacgcacacacacacacatacacacacccccccccacacacacacgcacataaacgcacccacatacatacaaacacacgcacgaatacacacaaaaacacacgcacatcttTTCGTCTCATTTGAAGCCGGCACAACATCCAGGGAGGGAGAGTTTGAGCCATGAATCATGACCGAGATCATTAGGTTAAGCACCAACGACCCCCGGaggcaacaccccccccccccccccccacccccccaccccgggagGACTGCACACTAGATGAgcctgattattattattgtcctcCAAATGAGAGTGATTAGTGATGATGTCTAAATGAGCACCCAGGTTATTATTGTCCCCATTATGATTACTATTATGATTAtggtttctgttgttgttgctgcggttgttgttgctgttgttgttgtttttttgttgtagtTGTAGCTGGGGATGCGGTGTGCTTGTCCTCGATTCATTGACTTTAAATCcagcacacacactgccacaggtgtgcacacaaacacacacacacacaaacacacacacacacacacacacacacaaacacacacacacacacacacacgcacacacacacacacacacacacacacaatttgtgggcggttgtgtgcgtgtgtgaggtggAGGGCTGAGTTATTGCATATTTGTTGCACCAAATTTGTAAAGAGTCACAATTGCGTAATGTTTTCTGGAGAGAATGCTGTGAACAGACTGGGATGGACCAGCCGACCATATGCCGACACAAAAACAAGTCAATTGTTATATTATTTAAGGTGCGGGCCGCATCTAAACTCGGGTGTTAGCAAGATGAATACCATGCAAAGGGAATCaataattaaatacattttttaaatcatagtTATGCTCAGTTACTTTTCCCAATATCAAGCACTTTTGCACCCGTACTTTTTTTAAGGGCCTGTCTTTGCAACGCTGTCCGTGATTACCCTCACCCAGGACACACGGACGGGTCTAGTCAGATGGAAGGGGGCCGAATGCAACTCAAATAAGCAGGCTGAGGACGGGTCAGATGAGTTAGGGCGATACCGACGCCATGTTGTGCGTGCTTTGCAACAAGTGGAATACATATCAGCAgggcgatctgattggctgataccgGCCTCGGAATGTATTTGTTGCCCTGTGCTGCGGGCGGAGCGCTGCTCTGAGGTCACGGTGGGCTGGCAGCAGGGGAGGGGCCCGGGTCTCCTGCTCACCCATTGGCTGAGacgagaagacagagagacatcgGTGAAGAGTGAGCCCTGGAACAAATGCAACCAAAAAAGGTTGATTACATCCAAATAATAAGACTCTAAGCagtacaattaaaatacaatacaatcaaAACATGTGGTATTTTTGCCTGGAAAAGCGACGATAATCAGATAAGCCTCCCATTGTCTGAATGGCGGTTCTAAGTTTGGGACCAGGGGGGCCGGTGCAACCCCTTCCCCCTTTCAGCAAGCCTGATTGGGCTGATATCCCCTGTGCTAGATGATGGTGCTGAGATAAGATTTCACCTCTTTGTCGAAGGTTGGTTGCCTGGACTGGAATAATTAATTATGCTTTTCATTAGCAGGACACAAAGGTTCAATAAATGAATTAAAAGGGGAGCAGTAGTAAACAAAGGCACACAACACGTGCGAGAGACAGCCAGCCTGATGTTGGGATTggaaacaagcacacactcacacgcacacagcacttCGGAAGGATTGCACTGCTTTGTCTTTGCATGAGTATTTGCATATATTTGCATATGTTTGTCTATGCATTTGTCTTCATAAACGTAAACTCCTGTTTGTGTTCAATATATACATTGACCTCCAGGCCCTGACACACCAAACCAACTTCAATGAACGGGCTGCAACAGGTCGACTGATTGGTCGGCTCCTGACGCCTCCGCAGCCTGTTAGAGATGCACCTGAACACAAAGACCACAGCGTCCAGCCTGACCACTGTCTGGTCAAGAGCTAGTCACTGAgtctccacccacccaccaacagTACTCTGTGTTTGCTTTCTCCTCAAACCCTGCTCATAAACAGACACATTTGCAGCCAAGTGCACAGAAACCGGTGTTTGTGGATGTAATGTTGTGAAATGCAGCTGAGTGAGAAAGCGATTTTGAGCATGGGAGGTTAATGTCtgggtgcatgcatgtgggaggttgtgtttgtgtgtgtgtgtgtgtgtgtgtgtgtgtgtgtgtgtgtgtgtgtgtgtgtgtgtgtgtgtgtgtgtgtgtgtgtgtgtttgtgtatgtgtgtgtgtgtgtgtgtgtgtgtgtgtgtgtgtgagagcgagagtgcTTGTGTGTTCATCTGTCAGGAGGCCTGTCAGATCAGGTCACTGATTGGCCAATATGACAGGCATCAACGAATGCCCTGGGACAGGAAAGGAGGGGGCGGGCTGCCCGGCTGTCAATCACTGCCAGATGGAGGGCCGGCTCAGCCAATCCAACGTCACTCGGGCCCACAAACAGAGCGTGTGCACCTGCACTAGCAGGCGGACACTCAAACATAACACACAGACCAagttgtttttatatatatatatatatatatatatatatatatatatagagagagagagtatatgtATCCATTAAATCCACGCATGACATATATAGTTAGAATCCATGTCTTTCAAcgttaatatacatttttaccacttttatttagtgtttGCACAAAGATCGCAGATGCACATCCATCAGGCAGAGCCACGCCCAAACAGAGACCTACGTTCCCCACACTCTATCTCTGCTTTCCTCAGACACCCAAaccaacgcatgcacacatgcacacacacacgtacacacacacacaacccacacacaaacagacacacacacacacacacccgcacacacacacacacacacacacacacacacacacacacccacacacactaagtcGTCAGTCTCCCCAGCGTTTGACAGAGTAATTATGACGTCCCCTCTCGGAGCCGGCCCAGGGCTGCGAGGGGAGACTTATCGATCGCACGCGGGGGGACATTTATCAATGTCCGGCCTCCTCCGTTGACACAGAGCCCCGTCCACTTAGAGTACAATGTTCAAGAGCACGCGGGCAGGCCTCCTCTGGAGAACCACGGGGCCCGCCCTCTGCTCCTAGCACCGGGCCGGCTGGACAGGCTGTCAGGAGGGGTCAGCAGGGGTGTGGTGGCgggggtagaggtggaggtggtggtggttgtggtggaagtggaggtggaggtgttggatgaggtagaggtagaggtggtggtggttgtggtgtaaGAAGGGGTTCGGGTAGACGTGTGTGAGGACTTGGGGAACATGGATTTTATGGAGGGGGATCTGGAGGTGCTATGGCCAAAGGGTGAATAAGGGCCTTGTAGAGGGGTGCTTCAAAACAAGAACAACGACTACAACTGTGACATTTTGTCAAACTTTTTTCATAATTCCTTCCTTTGTAACTTTAGATCAGAGAATAATGCAACCtccatattttttaatttgcttaAAAATGTTTAGGATCTGAGGATTTTCTGTAGACGATCCATTTAGTACATGACCAAGAACTAACCCTTCCTTCACACTTCCACCACACTTCCAAAAGTGTAGCGTTGTTGAGGTGATGAGTAGCCACTCAGAACAAAAGAGTAGATGCAgcataacaaataaatacaggCGAAGACATAAATTGAGAACAATATTGAAgagaaatacacaaaaacaatgcGATAACCttctaattaaaatatattgagCTCTCTTATATTGGTTGTTAGTGACTACTAGAGAAAACCAACACTGTTCACTTTATCCAACCAGCGGTGAGGTATTTGTACCAAAAACGAGTCTGTCAAAATATTTGGAAACCTATTCTCAAGCCTCTTGTGTGGGCTGCGGTCTTTAGCGCTTGACTTTGATTGGCAGTTCAATGCATGACAATGTGGCTAACCACACGCGTGGGCGCAGAGCAGGCAGCGCAGAGCTTTCCGGATCAAGCTGTGTACTTAAACGGGTGCTGGGTTTAGAACAGTGTGGAGCCTGGGCTGGCTTCAAATGTTAGCGTCACtgctactcacacacacacacacacacacacacacacacacacacacacacacacacacacacacacacacacacacacacacacacacacacacacacacacacacacacccctacattcacacacacacacacacacacacgcacacgcacacacacacacgcacacagacacacacacacacgcacacgcacacacacacacacacacacacacacacacacacacacacacacacacacgcaaacgcagacccccccccccacacacacacaccagcgtcATACTCATTTATGgaattaagaaagaaaaaaataataattgtggctttttatttaaataatatgtAAAAACATAAGAACGATACAAAATATGATTGCTATGATCatgttgaaaaaataaatccatcctttGATCTAACTAATATCTCTTAAAAAGAAATGAGACACATGTCAAGCATTCTTAAATACTGCTTAATTTGAAACAACTTCCTCCACACCACTCTGACACAAGCACATGAATCTCTCCCTTTCTACTTCTGCCTCCTGCCCGCTATCGTACACGATCGCTGCTGGGGGGCCGTCTGACTGGGGGGCCGTGTGCCCCGGGCCTGCAGGCGCTGTTGTACACAGCACACACCTTCATTCCCACCCAGACAATGAGTGGAATCCTTTCCCTCCCCTTTAACGACCTCTCCATCATTATTGACCTGATATCATTGATTACGGTTAACGCAGACAAATTAGAAACTATTGGTCAAAACTCTTCCCTCGCTTTTGAAAGGGAGACTGAAGGGGGGATAGGACAGGGGGGATAAATTGGTTGTCAggggtaaaataaaaaaaacggttAAAAGTTTGCCTGCAATGCGGTCGACCGTAGCTCACGTGCAATAAAACAAAGGCTCCAATGTGATGTGTTTTTAGAACTGTTTAAGAGATTTATCTGGTGATTACCCTTCCAAACAGCCAATGAAGAGGCCCGCTGACAagcccctccgtctccctcatAACCGCGCCCTTCTCCCCGCTAACGTCCAATCAAGGCCGGCTCGGGGAATCAAAGGTTGCCAGGTGAAATCTACAACACTGAAGTTTAGAGAACACACAGGCTACCTCACTtaatatttttctctttttttctgtcccCCTTGTGTTTCAGCCCGAGGGCTATCCTACTAAAGAGAAGTAATTTGGCTTATCTTATCCCGAGTCCTAGCagccgtttttttttattctttttttgtgaGCTCCTTTTTTCTCATTTAGTCCAACAAAGATTGTCCTCATAGATTGACCTTCTCTTTGCCTGCGGGCCGTTGCCCTCATGCCAGTAACTAGATAACACACTCTATCAGAGATTTGAGAAAATCATTGGCAAAGCAGTGGGGCTGATAGTGGCATCAATCCTAACCTGACACCAGCCTGGGTCAACCATTTATCTCTTCACACACCGCCCCTGGTCACAACAGCAGCCATCTTGCTCTGCTACATCCTTCTTTAATAACCTTGGCCACATCTCTTTTGCTCCGCTGAGAGGATAAAGGTGGCGCCGTCGCCCCCTCATCAAGCACAGCGTCGCCCGGTCGCCTCCCCGCCAcacggcggtggtggaggtgacggcgACGCAGAATGAACGTCACCGTTTCAAAACAATTGGCATGGTCGTCTATTTCCGATATGCCTTTCAATCTTGctctcctgctctgtctcttttcattgatgtgcacacacacacgcacacatacacacacacacacagacacgcttacacaaacaaacaaaaacacacacacaaacaaacaaacaagcacacacacacaaagagatgtacacaaacacacacacacacaaacacagaaaaaaccCTCACGTGTGTGTTATcacatacatgaacacatacacactgactcgcacacacagatcggcatacacacacacacacacacacacacaaacacacaccagacagagacacatactTCCACACACACTTGAGAGGCACAAACTCGTTAAACAACAGGGCCGGGCTCATGGACTTGTTAGGCGGTGGGCTTAATGCGTCTCCACCGTCATTAATTCCCAAAGGTTGTCTCCTTAAATGCTTCTGTACTGAGGGGGGCTCCCAGGGGCCTCCTTGTGCTGCACATCATTGTTTTTACTCACTAACGATGAACTTATGATCTCACCCCAAACCGCCCCTCGGATAATTACAGatcggctgtgtgtgtgtgtgtgtgtgtgtttgtgtgtgtgtgtgtgtgtgcgtgtgtgtgtgtgtgtgtgtgtgtgtgtgtatgtgtatgtgtgtgtgttatccacAATTGAGTGTCCACGTTGTGcagatgtatttgtgtgtttcaaCAGGTctgcaagagtgtgtgtgtgtgtgtgtgtgtgtgtgtgtgtgtgtgtgtgtgtgtgtgtgtgtgtgtgtgtgtgtgtgtgtgtgtgtgtgtgtgtgtgtgtgtgtgtgtgtgtgtatgcatttgttgAGGCACATTTGCATGTCTGTCTGCAAATATATGTTGGATGTTGATGTTGTGACTTTATCCATTACAGTGTTTGCATTAATCATTCTAGTATGCACTCCCTTTGTCaagcatatctgtgtgtgtctgtgtgtgtgtgtgtgtgtgtgtgtcaagtgtccatgtgtgtttgtcctgccctcatgtgtgtgtgtgtgtgtgtgtgtgtttgtgtgcgtgtgtttgtgtgtgtgtgtgtgtgtgtgtgtgtgtgtgtgtgtgtgtgtgtgtgtgtgtgtgtgtgtgtgtgtgtgtgtgtgtgtgtgtgtgtgtgtgtgtgtgtgtgtgtgtgggggggaggggggactgcGTGTGTGCATCATGTGATATGCATAATTGTTATGTGTCTGTGCTTGATGCCCatgcccacgtgtgtgtgtgtgtgtgtgtgtgtgtgtgtgtgtgtgtgtgtgtgtgtgtgtgtgtgtgtgtgtgtgtgtgtgtgtgtgtgtgtgtgtgtgtgtgtgtgtgtgtgtgtgtgtagcctactGGGTGCCGACCAATGAGGCCGGCAACAACGATGGCGCGTCCGAGACCCGTCTCTTGGCGGTGCGCTGCAGCCGGGATGAGCGGAGAGGTTAAATGGGGCGTCATCAATCTCAATGAAGTGCAATTATTTTCCCACTTATTAATCATTGCTGGCTAATGGCTGGTGGCAACACTGGGCGCACCATTTGTCAAACTTAGCAGATTCCTGTAATTTTGTTTCCCCCCGCCGTTTGCCTCACTAATGTTTGTGTTAGGCCGCGGCAGACAGGCACATCCCGTGCCTCCGAGTGTCTTCCACCGCCTACTCGCTCACCGCCGTTGCAGGAAGACTGTGGACGAGTGAGTGATTCTCTCCATTTAGGAGCCGGCTAACTATTTCATGGTCCGCGGCGGCGCACAATAGCTCTCCTTCGTTGCAGGGTGAAACCAAGTTGGTGGACCTAT
This genomic interval carries:
- the LOC130374373 gene encoding integumentary mucin C.1-like; translation: TTTTTTNTTTSTNTTTATNTTTSTTTTSTTTTTTTSTTTTSTTSTTTTSTTTTSTNTTTTTTSTNTTTTNTTTTTTTTSASTTSTNTTSSTNTTS